One Epidermidibacterium keratini DNA segment encodes these proteins:
- the rpsB gene encoding 30S ribosomal protein S2, with protein sequence MAVVTMRQLLDSGVHFGHQTRRWNPKMKRFILTERNGIYIIDLQQTLSYIDQAYEFVKETVAHGGTILFVGTKRQAQEAIAKEATRVNMPYVNHRWLGGMLTNFSTVHKRLQRLKELEQIAETGGDTVRTKKEQLILDREREKLSRTLGGIRDMARVPSAVWIVDSKKEAIAVGEARKLNIPVVGILDTNCDPDEIDYPIPGNDDAIRSAGLLTRVIADAVAEGLLARAENAGKGAADGDDKPNRDEVAADEPLAEWEREILERKETTDSAEATDPAAEATEAAEGAVAADATVAADEAAADEATEAVAEEAK encoded by the coding sequence ATGGCCGTCGTCACCATGCGCCAGCTGCTCGACAGCGGCGTCCACTTCGGGCATCAGACCCGCCGGTGGAACCCCAAGATGAAGCGCTTCATCCTCACCGAGCGCAATGGCATCTACATCATCGACCTGCAGCAGACGCTCAGCTACATCGACCAGGCGTACGAGTTCGTCAAGGAGACCGTCGCCCACGGCGGCACCATCCTGTTCGTCGGCACCAAGCGTCAGGCGCAGGAGGCGATCGCCAAGGAGGCGACTCGCGTCAACATGCCCTACGTCAACCACCGCTGGCTGGGCGGCATGCTCACCAACTTCTCGACCGTGCACAAGCGGCTGCAGCGCCTCAAGGAACTCGAGCAGATCGCCGAGACCGGTGGCGACACCGTGCGCACCAAGAAGGAGCAGCTGATCCTGGACCGCGAGCGCGAGAAGCTCTCGCGCACGCTCGGCGGCATCCGCGACATGGCTCGCGTGCCGTCCGCAGTGTGGATCGTTGACTCCAAGAAGGAAGCCATCGCTGTTGGCGAGGCCCGCAAGCTCAACATCCCGGTGGTCGGCATCCTCGACACCAACTGCGATCCGGACGAGATCGACTACCCGATCCCGGGCAACGACGACGCGATCCGCTCGGCCGGTCTGCTGACCCGGGTGATCGCTGACGCGGTCGCCGAGGGCCTGCTTGCCCGCGCCGAGAACGCCGGCAAGGGTGCCGCGGACGGCGACGACAAGCCCAACCGCGACGAGGTCGCCGCCGACGAGCCGCTGGCCGAGTGGGAGCGCGAGATCCTCGAGCGCAAGGAGACGACCGACTCCGCCGAGGCCACCGACCCCGCCGCCGAGGCCACTGAAGCCGCCGAGGGCGCTGTCGCCGCGGATGCCACCGTCGCTGCTGACGAGGCTGCTGCCGACGAGGCCACCGAGGCCGTCGCCGAAGAAGCCAAGTAG
- the tsf gene encoding translation elongation factor Ts, whose translation MANFSAADVKKLRELTGAGMLDCKKALEEADGDFDKAVELLRIKGAKDVGKRAARTSSNGLVAVKNGVAIELLCETDFVAKNADFVATGDEIVAALADAKIGELDAALAHEVDGKTIGDIVKDLSIKIGERLELRRVIRFDGQTTAYLHRRSTDLPPQVAVLVEYTGDNEEAARSAGMQIAAMRPKYVTRDEVPADVVENERRIAETSAREEGKPEQAIGKITDGKVNAYYKEFVLNEQPSVQDSKKNVKAVLDEAGIAVTRFARFEVGEEL comes from the coding sequence ATGGCCAACTTTTCTGCTGCCGATGTCAAGAAGCTGCGCGAGCTCACCGGCGCCGGAATGCTCGACTGCAAGAAGGCGCTCGAGGAGGCCGACGGCGACTTCGACAAGGCCGTTGAGCTGCTGCGCATCAAGGGCGCCAAGGATGTCGGCAAGCGTGCCGCTCGTACGTCGTCCAACGGCCTGGTGGCCGTCAAGAACGGCGTCGCCATCGAGCTGCTCTGCGAGACCGACTTCGTAGCCAAGAACGCCGACTTCGTCGCAACCGGCGACGAGATCGTCGCCGCGCTGGCCGACGCCAAGATCGGTGAGCTGGACGCCGCGCTTGCGCACGAGGTCGACGGCAAGACCATCGGCGACATCGTCAAGGACCTCTCGATCAAGATCGGCGAGCGCCTTGAGCTGCGTCGCGTCATCCGCTTCGACGGACAGACGACCGCCTACCTGCACCGCCGCTCGACCGACCTGCCCCCGCAGGTCGCCGTACTCGTCGAGTACACCGGTGACAACGAGGAAGCCGCGCGTTCGGCAGGCATGCAGATCGCCGCGATGCGTCCGAAGTACGTCACCCGCGACGAGGTGCCGGCGGACGTCGTCGAGAACGAGCGCCGCATCGCCGAGACCAGCGCCCGCGAGGAGGGCAAGCCCGAGCAGGCGATCGGCAAGATCACCGACGGCAAGGTCAACGCGTACTACAAGGAGTTCGTGCTCAACGAGCAGCCTTCGGTGCAGGACTCGAAGAAGAACGTCAAGGCCGTCCTCGACGAGGCCGGAATCGCGGTCACGCGGTTCGCTCGCTTCGAGGTCGGCGAGGAGCTCTAG
- the pyrH gene encoding UMP kinase, whose amino-acid sequence MNDVVTPGYRRVLLKLSGETFGGGKVGVDTAVVHNIAEQIRDVVAQGIQVSVVVGGGNFFRGAELSQAGMDRARADYMGMLGTVMNCLALQDFLEKAGVPTRVQTAITMGQVAESYIPLRAIRHLEKGRVVIFGAGAGMPYFSTDTVAAQRALEIGCDVLLMAKNGVDGVYDSDPKTNPDAVKYQNLTYDDVLAQHLAVADATAISLCMDNNMPIVVFNLLDDGNIARAASGEHIGTLISNATQPA is encoded by the coding sequence ATGAACGACGTGGTGACCCCCGGGTACCGGCGGGTGCTCCTGAAGCTGTCGGGGGAGACCTTCGGCGGCGGCAAGGTCGGCGTCGACACCGCGGTGGTGCACAACATCGCCGAGCAGATCCGCGACGTCGTCGCCCAAGGCATCCAGGTCAGCGTCGTCGTCGGCGGCGGCAACTTCTTCCGCGGCGCGGAGCTCTCGCAGGCCGGCATGGACCGGGCCCGAGCCGACTACATGGGCATGCTCGGCACCGTCATGAACTGCCTGGCCCTGCAGGACTTCCTGGAGAAGGCCGGCGTACCCACTCGCGTGCAGACCGCTATCACGATGGGACAGGTCGCCGAGTCCTACATCCCGCTACGCGCCATCCGGCACCTGGAGAAGGGCCGCGTCGTCATCTTCGGCGCGGGCGCCGGTATGCCGTACTTCTCCACCGACACCGTCGCCGCGCAGCGCGCGCTGGAGATCGGATGCGACGTACTGCTGATGGCCAAGAACGGCGTGGACGGCGTCTATGACTCCGATCCCAAGACGAACCCGGACGCGGTGAAGTACCAGAACCTGACGTACGACGACGTGCTGGCCCAGCATCTGGCGGTGGCGGATGCGACCGCGATTAGCCTATGCATGGATAACAACATGCCCATCGTCGTGTTCAATCTGCTTGACGACGGCAATATCGCGCGCGCCGCGTCCGGCGAGCACATCGGCACTCTCATCAGCAACGCGACGCAGCCCGCCTAG
- the frr gene encoding ribosome recycling factor: MIDDTLLEAEEKMEKAVSVAKHDMTTIRTGRATPQMFETIEIDYYGAPTPLTQMATINVPEARMATVKPYDASQLGEIEKAIRDSDLGVNPGNDGQIIRVVFPQLTEERRKEMGKMARGKGEDAKVSIRNIRRSAKDALEKIKKDGDAGEDEVDRAEKELEQLTGKYVAEVDEVVSRKEAELMEV, translated from the coding sequence ATGATCGACGACACCTTGCTCGAAGCCGAAGAGAAGATGGAAAAGGCGGTCAGCGTCGCGAAGCACGACATGACGACCATCCGCACCGGCCGGGCGACCCCGCAGATGTTCGAGACCATCGAGATCGACTACTACGGCGCGCCGACCCCGTTGACCCAGATGGCGACGATCAACGTCCCCGAGGCGCGGATGGCGACCGTCAAGCCGTACGACGCGAGCCAGCTCGGCGAGATCGAGAAGGCGATCCGCGACTCCGACCTCGGCGTCAACCCCGGCAACGACGGCCAGATCATTCGGGTCGTCTTCCCACAACTCACCGAGGAACGCCGCAAGGAGATGGGCAAGATGGCCCGCGGCAAGGGCGAGGACGCGAAGGTCTCGATCCGCAACATCCGCCGCAGCGCCAAGGACGCGCTCGAGAAGATCAAGAAGGACGGCGACGCCGGCGAAGACGAGGTCGATCGCGCCGAGAAGGAGCTAGAGCAGCTCACCGGCAAGTACGTCGCCGAGGTTGACGAGGTCGTCTCGCGCAAGGAAGCGGAGCTGATGGAGGTCTAG
- a CDS encoding phosphatidate cytidylyltransferase produces MMPTDEAKPDAESSEPPAPQRPSRAGRDLKAAIGVGVGIGIVVIATLFLYRPAFAIIVGLAVVLAINELQSAVRTGGVEVPRWPILIGGAAMLVASWFWGLQGLVIALLATFLAVIFGRMRGPLHGYLASTATGLFITIYVPFLAGFAVLLTKPENGEQLVLTWAIAVVCSDTGGYASGVLFGKHPMAPRISPKKSWEGFAGSVVLAGIAGALLYELLLGFPWWLGVLYGAIVAVFAVTGDLLESIIKRDVGVKDMGSLLPGHGGAMDRMDSLLLTAPAAYVLLSATPAIVNALG; encoded by the coding sequence ATGATGCCCACCGACGAAGCCAAGCCAGACGCCGAATCGAGCGAGCCGCCCGCTCCCCAGCGCCCAAGTCGCGCGGGGCGCGACCTGAAGGCGGCGATCGGCGTCGGTGTCGGTATTGGCATCGTCGTCATCGCGACGCTGTTTCTCTACCGGCCGGCGTTCGCGATCATCGTGGGGCTGGCCGTCGTACTCGCCATCAACGAGCTGCAGAGCGCCGTGCGGACCGGCGGGGTCGAGGTCCCGCGGTGGCCGATTCTCATCGGCGGCGCCGCCATGCTGGTGGCGAGCTGGTTCTGGGGTCTGCAAGGGCTGGTCATCGCGCTGCTCGCCACCTTCCTGGCGGTGATCTTCGGGCGGATGCGCGGGCCGCTGCACGGCTACCTCGCCTCCACCGCGACGGGGCTGTTCATCACGATCTACGTGCCGTTTCTGGCCGGATTCGCGGTGCTGTTGACCAAGCCCGAAAACGGCGAGCAGCTGGTGTTGACGTGGGCGATCGCGGTGGTGTGCAGCGACACCGGCGGCTACGCGTCGGGCGTGCTGTTTGGCAAGCATCCGATGGCGCCGCGCATCTCACCGAAGAAGTCGTGGGAGGGGTTCGCCGGATCGGTCGTTCTGGCCGGCATTGCCGGAGCGCTGCTCTACGAGCTGTTGCTGGGCTTCCCGTGGTGGCTGGGCGTGCTGTACGGCGCCATTGTGGCGGTGTTTGCGGTGACCGGTGACCTGCTCGAGTCGATCATCAAACGCGACGTCGGGGTTAAGGACATGGGCTCGCTGCTGCCCGGTCACGGTGGGGCGATGGATCGCATGGACAGTCTGCTGCTGACTGCGCCGGCCGCCTACGTCCTCCTGTCGGCGACGCCGGCGATCGTCAACGCCCTCGGGTGA
- a CDS encoding TrmH family RNA methyltransferase produces the protein MSESEQYDEGSAPAYAPVVGVGPHPQPWPDDPRLDPSLLRDGDRRNVIDKYRYWSVAAIVADLDQHRHDFHVAIENLHHDMNIGTIVRTANAFLAREVHIVGRRRWNRRGAMVTDRYQHISHHSDIASLVDRAAAQSLELVGIDNLPGAMPIERASLPRRCVLVFGQESVGLSDEAAAACSQVLSISQFGSTRSMNAGVAAGIAMHAWIGQHAQIG, from the coding sequence GTGAGCGAGTCCGAGCAGTACGACGAAGGCTCGGCGCCCGCGTATGCGCCGGTTGTCGGCGTCGGACCGCACCCGCAGCCATGGCCCGATGACCCGAGGCTGGACCCCTCGCTGCTGCGCGATGGTGACCGTCGCAATGTCATCGACAAATATCGATACTGGAGCGTTGCGGCCATCGTCGCCGACCTCGACCAGCACCGCCACGACTTCCACGTCGCGATCGAGAACCTGCATCACGACATGAATATCGGCACCATCGTGCGGACAGCAAACGCCTTCTTGGCTCGCGAAGTTCACATCGTCGGGCGGCGCCGGTGGAACCGTCGCGGAGCGATGGTGACCGACCGCTACCAACACATCAGCCATCACAGCGATATCGCCTCGCTCGTAGACCGCGCCGCCGCGCAAAGCCTTGAGCTCGTGGGGATCGACAACCTTCCCGGAGCGATGCCCATCGAAAGAGCGAGCCTGCCGCGTCGCTGCGTGCTCGTCTTCGGCCAGGAGAGCGTCGGGCTCAGCGACGAAGCGGCAGCGGCGTGCAGCCAGGTGCTGTCGATCTCGCAGTTCGGCTCGACCCGCTCGATGAACGCTGGCGTCGCCGCGGGAATAGCGATGCATGCGTGGATTGGTCAGCATGCCCAGATCGGCTAG